CCAGAGAAGATCTTTCCTTTCCTGGCTGATTTTCACCGCTGGGGTGACTGGTCGCCCTGGGAAAAGCTCGACCCGGCAATGAAGCGCACCCATGGCGGGGCCGCGAGCGGCAAGGGCGCGGTGTACCAGTGGGAAGGCAACGGTGAAGTCGGCAACGGGCGGATGGAGATCGTCGAGGTGACCGAGCCGGGCAAGGTGGTGATCCAGCTGGAGTTCACCGAACCGATGGAGGCGCGGAATACTGCGGAGTTCGTGCTCACGCCGGGCAATGGCGGCACGCGCGTACAGTGGGCGATGCACGGCCCGAGCCCCTACCTCGCCAAGGTGATGGGGGTTTTGGTCAGCATGGACAAGATGATTGGCAAGGATTTCGAGATCGGGCTTTCCAATCTCAAGGCAGCGGCGGAGAGATAGCCCGACACCTCCCCGTGGGTTTCGCGGCGGGGACTCCGGCGAGCGAGTCCGCCGCCGAATGGCGGTGTGGAAGTTGCAGGGACACCGGCAAACGTGCGCCAGCGCACAAGTGTCCCCAGGGCATTCAAGGCCCGGGGCCGGTAATCTTGCGGTTTCCGGGGCCTTCCAGCCGGGCCCCGCCGGGGGAAGATGTCCATGTTTGACGTATTGGCGCTGGTCTGCGCCATTGTTCTGGTGATCGGACTGCAAATCCTGCGAAATCTGCTGGCGACGGTGTTTCCGCCACTGCAGGGCCGTCGCGTCAATGCCGCGACGCCGCCGGAGGCCATGGCCGACCTTCACGCCATCTACGGCGAACGCCTCCGTGCGCTCGGCTTTGAAGGACCGCTGTGGTACCTGATCACGCAGCCCGAACCCAGCGGGAGCCCGGTCAACTTCCTGGCCGCGGTCTACCGCAACAGGGCGCATGGCGATACGGCTTGGCTACTGCCGCCGACGCTGGGGAACAATCCGAATCTCCTGAACCTGACCTTCGCCAGCTGGCTGGCTGACGGCCGCCTGGCACGCACCCAGTCCTTCGATGTCTTCTACGAATCTTTCCAGACGACCTCGTTCCTTGCCCAGACCGTAGCGACCGCCGAGCCCGGCGACGTGCTGGCGCTGCACCGGCGATGGGTCCAGGGCCTGGGAACGGTCGCGGCGGATCCGGTGTGTGACGGCGCGATCGACGCGATCGTCGGATGGGCCGGCGAACGGCATTGGCGGGAAGCGGTCCAGGAGAAAAAGCTGCGTTGCGATGCGGATGGATTCGCCCGGCTGCCCTTTCCGGCAGCGGTCCGGCTGTTGCTGCGCGTCGTCCGTGCACCCAAGCCCAAGCCGCCGGTGGAACCCGTACCGGCCGCACGGCTGGCGTATCTGGCCGGCGCGCTGGAGCGCAATCAGGAACGGCCTGTGCCGGCATGGGCGCAGGTCGGTCTGTTCGTCTTCAGCGTCGCGCTGTTCATGGCAGCCGGTGGTTGGCTCTGGGGCATGCGCTTTGCGGTACTGCTGTGCGCCGTGGTGGCGTTCCACGAATTGGGCCACTACCTGGCAATGCGGGTTTTCGGATATCGCAACGTGCAGATGTATGCACTGCCACTGGTCGGCGGCGTCACGGTCGGTATCGAAGCGAAGCCGAATGCGGTGCACCGGGCGTGGATGAGTCTGATGGGGCCGTTGCCCGGAATCGTGCTGGGCTGGATCCTGCTGTATGTCGGCTACTTCGGCGGCGTGGACGGAGAAGTGGCCAGCTGGATCACTGGCGCTGCCTGGATGCTGCTGGCCG
This genomic stretch from Tahibacter amnicola harbors:
- a CDS encoding SRPBCC family protein; the encoded protein is MLKKIAAMLAIALGAVLLYATTRPDSFRVEREVTIQAPPEKIFPFLADFHRWGDWSPWEKLDPAMKRTHGGAASGKGAVYQWEGNGEVGNGRMEIVEVTEPGKVVIQLEFTEPMEARNTAEFVLTPGNGGTRVQWAMHGPSPYLAKVMGVLVSMDKMIGKDFEIGLSNLKAAAER